The Streptococcus pantholopis genome has a segment encoding these proteins:
- the tgt gene encoding tRNA guanosine(34) transglycosylase Tgt, giving the protein MSVQPIQYRLIKKEKHTGARLGEIITPHGTFPTPMFMPVGTQATVKTQSPEELKEMGAGIILANTYHLWLRPGDDLIAKAGGLHQFMNWDQPILTDSGGFQVYSLADSRNITEKGVTFKNHLNGAKMFLSPEKAMAIQNHLGSDIMMSFDECPQFYQPYDYVKQSIERTSRWAERGLKAHSRPQEQGLFGIVQGAGFEDLRRQSAKDLISLDFPGYAVGGLAVGESHEEMNAVLDFTTPLLPENKPRYLMGVGASDSLIDGVIRGIDMFDCVLPTRIARNGTCMTSQGRLVVKNAQYAEDFGPLDPNCDCYTCQNYSRAYIRHLHKADETFGLRLTSYHNLYFLVQLMKKVRQAIIDDSLLEFRADFMEKYGYNRSKRNF; this is encoded by the coding sequence ATGTCCGTTCAGCCCATTCAGTACCGTTTAATAAAAAAAGAAAAGCACACAGGGGCCCGCTTAGGGGAAATCATCACCCCGCACGGTACTTTCCCGACACCGATGTTTATGCCCGTGGGTACGCAGGCCACCGTTAAAACACAGTCTCCTGAAGAATTGAAGGAGATGGGAGCCGGTATTATTTTGGCTAATACTTATCACTTATGGCTGCGGCCTGGAGATGATTTAATTGCTAAGGCTGGCGGGCTGCACCAGTTTATGAACTGGGACCAGCCTATTCTGACTGACAGCGGCGGGTTTCAGGTTTATTCGCTGGCTGACAGCCGCAATATTACCGAAAAAGGGGTGACCTTTAAAAACCATCTCAATGGAGCAAAAATGTTTCTTTCACCGGAAAAAGCGATGGCTATTCAGAATCATCTGGGCTCCGATATTATGATGTCTTTTGATGAGTGCCCGCAATTTTACCAGCCCTATGACTATGTGAAGCAGTCCATTGAGCGTACCAGCCGCTGGGCTGAGCGCGGGCTGAAAGCACACAGCAGACCGCAGGAGCAAGGCTTATTTGGTATTGTTCAGGGTGCCGGCTTTGAAGATTTGCGCCGTCAGTCCGCTAAAGACTTAATCAGTTTAGACTTTCCGGGCTATGCAGTCGGAGGGTTAGCTGTTGGGGAATCTCATGAGGAGATGAATGCGGTGCTTGATTTTACAACTCCCCTGCTTCCCGAAAACAAGCCGCGTTATTTGATGGGGGTGGGGGCATCGGACAGTTTAATAGATGGGGTTATCCGCGGAATCGATATGTTTGACTGTGTGCTGCCTACGCGTATAGCCCGCAACGGAACTTGTATGACCAGTCAGGGCCGGCTTGTTGTCAAGAATGCCCAGTATGCCGAAGATTTCGGACCGCTTGATCCGAACTGTGACTGCTATACCTGCCAAAATTACAGCAGAGCCTACATACGGCATCTGCATAAGGCAGATGAGACCTTTGGACTGCGCCTGACCAGCTATCACAATCTTTACTTCTTAGTTCAGCTGATGAAAAAAGTCCGTCAGGCTATTATAGACGACAGCCTGCTGGAATTTCGGGCTGATTTCATGGAAAAATATGGCTATAACCGCTCTAAGCGCAATTTTTAA
- the perR gene encoding peroxide-responsive transcriptional repressor PerR: MDFHSHNHQALDAYENVLAHLKEKHIRITQTRKAVIAYMVNSQDHPSADTVYHDLLPDYPNLSLATVYNNLKLLVDEGFVSELKLSQDSTAHYDFMGHQHLNIVCDSCGKITDFMDVDVLKIHQEVHEQTGYQVTQAQLILYGICPDCQARKKKEQSEQ, encoded by the coding sequence ATGGACTTCCATTCTCATAACCATCAAGCTTTGGATGCCTATGAAAACGTCTTAGCGCATCTTAAGGAAAAACATATTCGGATTACTCAAACGCGCAAGGCTGTTATCGCTTATATGGTAAACAGTCAGGATCATCCCAGTGCTGATACTGTCTACCATGATCTCCTGCCGGATTATCCCAATTTAAGTCTGGCAACTGTCTATAATAATCTCAAGCTGCTGGTGGATGAAGGCTTCGTTTCTGAGCTGAAATTGAGTCAGGACAGCACTGCCCATTATGACTTTATGGGGCACCAGCATTTAAATATCGTTTGTGACTCCTGCGGTAAGATTACGGATTTTATGGATGTTGATGTTTTAAAAATACATCAAGAAGTTCATGAGCAAACCGGTTATCAGGTCACTCAGGCGCAATTAATACTCTATGGAATCTGCCCAGACTGTCAGGCCAGGAAAAAGAAAGAACAGTCTGAGCAGTAA
- a CDS encoding CoA-binding protein has protein sequence MDYVFQNPDSQVIKDYLQKAKTIAVVGLSSREETAAYQVAQVMQQAGYKIIPVNPRLAGDEILGEKVYAALQDIPEHVDIVDVFRRSEFLPDVARDFLATDADVFWAQLGLQSEEAEEILRTAGRNNIVMNKCIKVEYLKLLT, from the coding sequence ATGGACTATGTTTTTCAAAATCCTGATTCTCAGGTGATTAAAGACTATTTACAGAAGGCTAAAACCATCGCTGTTGTAGGGTTGTCCAGCCGAGAAGAGACCGCTGCTTATCAAGTGGCACAGGTCATGCAGCAGGCAGGCTACAAGATTATTCCGGTTAATCCAAGGCTGGCCGGGGACGAAATTTTAGGCGAGAAAGTATATGCTGCCTTGCAGGATATCCCGGAGCATGTGGATATCGTTGATGTTTTTCGGCGCAGTGAATTTCTGCCAGATGTCGCACGTGACTTTTTGGCAACTGATGCTGATGTTTTTTGGGCTCAGCTGGGCTTGCAAAGCGAAGAGGCTGAAGAAATTCTGCGGACTGCCGGCCGTAATAATATTGTGATGAATAAGTGCATTAAAGTAGAGTATTTAAAACTTCTTACTTAA
- the polA gene encoding DNA polymerase I yields the protein MKDKKKKLLLIDGSSVAYRAFFALYNQIDRFKNRSGLHTNAIYGFHLMLNHLLERVQPTHVLVAFDAGKTTFRTEIFAEYKAGRAKTPDEFREQLPYIRDMLKGLGIASYELANYEADDIIGTLDKLAENGEQYEVTIVSGDRDLIQLTDSNTVVEISKKGVAEFEQYTPAYLKEKMGITPEQFIDLKALMGDKSDNIPGVTKIGEKTGLRLLGDYGSLEGVYENLESFKASKMKENLINDKEQAFLSKRLATIDTQVPIAIGLDDILYDGPNTQELLSFYDEMEFKQFKAALDGKTPQESFAAAYTEVSRLTEEMFTDDQYFYFEVLGENYHVEPIIGFAWGNERTIYASADLTLLEEPLFKKALSRPIKTYDFKRSKVLLSRLGIDLPQAAFDSRLAKYLLSTVENNDISTIARLYTDLPLETDIAVYGKGVKRAVPEKDSLLAHLAKKIRVLQESEKVMLDKLAQNEQQNLLFDMELPLADVLAKMEIAGIAVQKSTLKEMESANQKAIDALTQEIYDLAGTEFNINSPKQLGEILFDKLQLPLSMTKKTKTGYSTAVDVLERLAPISPVVSKILEYRQVAKLQSTYIVGLQDFIQSDGKIHTRYLQDLTQTGRLSSVDPNLQNIPIRLEQGRLIRKAFVPDEKDALLLSSDYSQIELRVLAHISQDEHLIAAFREGADIHTSTAMRVFGIGKAEEVTPNDRRNAKAVNFGIVYGISDYGLANNLGIPRKRAKQYIDTYFERYPGIKHYMERVVREAKDKGYVETLFKRRRELPDINSRNFNIRNFAERTAINSPIQGSAADILKIAMINLDRALEAAGLQSKMLLQVHDEIVLQVPKDELETVKNLVKQTMETAIELSVPLVADESAGQTWYEAK from the coding sequence ATGAAAGATAAGAAGAAAAAATTACTTTTAATTGACGGTTCTTCTGTGGCTTATCGGGCTTTCTTTGCCCTCTACAATCAGATTGATCGCTTTAAAAACCGCTCTGGTCTGCATACGAATGCTATTTATGGTTTTCATCTGATGCTGAATCATTTGCTTGAGCGTGTGCAGCCGACCCATGTTTTAGTGGCCTTTGATGCGGGAAAAACAACTTTCCGGACAGAGATATTTGCAGAATATAAAGCCGGCCGAGCTAAGACACCGGACGAATTTCGCGAACAGCTCCCTTATATTCGCGATATGCTCAAGGGCTTAGGAATTGCTTCTTATGAACTGGCAAATTATGAAGCTGATGATATTATCGGGACACTGGATAAGCTGGCTGAAAACGGGGAACAATATGAGGTGACGATTGTCAGCGGGGACCGCGATCTCATTCAGCTGACAGATAGCAATACGGTGGTTGAGATTTCAAAAAAAGGGGTGGCTGAGTTTGAGCAGTATACACCAGCCTATCTCAAGGAAAAGATGGGGATTACTCCTGAACAGTTTATCGATCTTAAAGCCTTGATGGGGGATAAGTCTGATAATATTCCCGGAGTAACCAAGATTGGAGAGAAAACGGGTCTGAGACTGCTGGGCGATTATGGCAGTTTAGAGGGGGTCTATGAGAATCTTGAGAGTTTCAAGGCTTCTAAAATGAAGGAAAACCTCATTAATGATAAAGAACAGGCCTTTCTGTCTAAAAGACTGGCGACTATTGATACGCAGGTACCGATTGCTATCGGTCTTGATGATATCCTCTATGATGGCCCCAATACTCAGGAATTGCTCAGCTTTTATGATGAAATGGAGTTCAAACAGTTTAAGGCTGCCCTGGATGGCAAGACTCCTCAGGAAAGTTTTGCCGCTGCCTATACAGAAGTCAGCCGTCTGACCGAAGAAATGTTTACAGATGACCAGTATTTCTACTTTGAAGTATTGGGAGAGAATTACCATGTTGAACCGATTATCGGCTTTGCTTGGGGGAATGAGCGGACTATTTATGCTTCAGCTGATTTGACTTTGCTGGAGGAACCGCTTTTCAAAAAGGCGTTGTCCCGTCCGATTAAGACCTATGACTTTAAGCGCAGCAAAGTTCTGCTCAGCCGTCTGGGAATTGATTTGCCGCAGGCCGCTTTTGACAGCAGGCTGGCTAAGTACTTACTTTCAACTGTTGAAAATAACGATATTTCGACTATTGCCCGCCTCTACACAGACCTGCCGCTGGAAACAGACATTGCCGTTTACGGCAAGGGAGTCAAGCGTGCTGTCCCTGAAAAAGACAGCTTGCTTGCCCATTTAGCCAAAAAAATCAGGGTCTTGCAGGAATCTGAAAAAGTGATGCTGGATAAACTGGCGCAGAATGAACAGCAGAACTTACTTTTTGATATGGAGCTGCCTCTGGCTGATGTTCTGGCTAAGATGGAAATCGCAGGTATTGCGGTCCAGAAATCGACTTTGAAGGAAATGGAGTCCGCTAATCAGAAGGCGATTGACGCACTGACTCAGGAAATTTATGACCTGGCAGGAACAGAGTTTAACATCAACTCACCCAAACAGCTGGGAGAGATTCTTTTTGATAAACTTCAGCTGCCTCTGTCTATGACAAAAAAAACAAAAACAGGCTATTCTACAGCTGTTGATGTTTTAGAGCGTTTGGCTCCCATTTCTCCGGTTGTTTCAAAGATTTTGGAATACCGGCAGGTTGCTAAGCTCCAGTCAACCTATATTGTCGGCCTGCAGGATTTTATCCAGTCTGATGGTAAGATACATACCCGCTATTTGCAGGATCTCACTCAGACCGGACGTCTGTCCAGTGTCGATCCCAATTTGCAGAATATTCCTATCCGCTTAGAGCAGGGGCGGCTGATTCGTAAGGCCTTTGTGCCCGACGAAAAGGATGCGCTGCTGCTGAGTTCTGATTACTCGCAGATTGAGCTGCGGGTTTTAGCCCATATTTCGCAGGATGAACATTTAATTGCTGCCTTTAGAGAAGGGGCTGATATCCATACTTCCACGGCCATGCGGGTCTTTGGTATTGGAAAGGCAGAAGAGGTTACCCCCAATGACCGCCGTAATGCTAAGGCTGTCAATTTTGGGATTGTCTATGGCATTTCTGACTACGGCTTGGCTAATAATTTGGGAATTCCGCGGAAACGCGCTAAACAGTACATTGATACTTATTTTGAACGTTATCCCGGAATTAAGCACTATATGGAAAGAGTGGTGCGTGAAGCCAAAGACAAGGGCTATGTCGAAACTCTCTTTAAACGGCGGCGGGAGCTTCCTGATATTAATTCGCGCAATTTCAATATTCGAAATTTTGCGGAACGAACAGCCATTAATTCACCTATTCAAGGCAGTGCAGCTGATATTTTGAAGATTGCCATGATTAATCTGGATCGGGCTTTGGAGGCCGCTGGTTTACAGAGCAAGATGCTGCTGCAGGTCCATGATGAAATTGTTCTGCAGGTGCCAAAAGATGAACTGGAAACAGTCAAAAACTTGGTTAAGCAAACCATGGAAACCGCCATTGAGCTGTCAGTGCCGCTGGTCGCTGATGAAAGCGCCGGTCAAACTTGGTATGAAGCGAAGTAA
- a CDS encoding helix-turn-helix transcriptional regulator, producing MANIRTHLKELRKSRKLSQQELAQLVGVRRETIVHLENNRYNPSLELALKIAAIFQLPVEDIFQLNEKEDS from the coding sequence GTGGCTAATATTCGAACGCATCTTAAAGAACTGCGGAAGTCTCGGAAATTGAGCCAGCAAGAGCTGGCTCAGCTGGTAGGGGTCCGGCGGGAAACAATAGTGCATTTGGAAAATAATCGCTATAATCCTTCCCTTGAGTTGGCTCTTAAAATCGCAGCTATCTTTCAGCTGCCTGTGGAAGATATTTTTCAGCTTAATGAGAAAGAGGACAGCTAA
- a CDS encoding ABC transporter permease/substrate binding protein codes for MSILLQSLVSIGLAKLPVADWVDRIVDWITDVFSGFFNVLQAIGSGLMDFISDTLTFINPWLLMVIIVVLAYIISKRRWGFTVLTAIGLLYIYNQELWGDMINTFTLVLLSSIISIVLGVPLGIWMAKSEGAKRVINPILDFMQTMPAFVYLIPAVAFFGIGMVPGVFASVIFALPPTVRFTNLGIREIPTELIEASDAFGSTDVQKLFKVELPLAKNTIMAGINQTIMLSLSMVVTASMIGAPGLGNGVLSALQRAEVGEGFVNGLALVILAIVIDRFTQNLSTSNRSQAKQPRWQKFITPVLLLAFLITGAVQAFMNSQGEQKEKVTLAYVEWDSEVASTNVLAEVLKEEGYAVEIVPLDNTVMWKSVAEGDVDASVSAWLPTTHGEQYAQYKEQLDDLGANLKGTSLSLAVPAYMNIKSISDLTDQASSEIVGIEPGAGIMSGTEKALETYSNLSSWKLTPSSTGAMVTSLEQAIKNQQDIVITAWTPHWIFAKYDLTMLEDPEGVYGGSEDIHTIAREGLKDDNAKAYQIIDRFSWTSEDMQSVMLDISDGTSPSEAAKNWIADNQDKVAEWTK; via the coding sequence TTGAGTATTTTATTACAAAGTTTGGTAAGTATAGGTCTGGCTAAACTGCCGGTTGCCGATTGGGTTGACCGGATTGTTGACTGGATAACAGATGTTTTTTCAGGCTTTTTCAATGTTCTTCAAGCCATTGGCAGCGGACTTATGGATTTTATATCGGATACGCTGACCTTTATCAATCCTTGGCTGCTGATGGTCATTATTGTAGTTCTGGCATATATTATCTCAAAACGCCGCTGGGGTTTTACGGTGTTAACAGCTATCGGTCTGCTGTACATTTACAATCAAGAACTGTGGGGAGATATGATCAATACCTTTACCTTGGTTCTGCTTTCAAGTATTATTTCGATTGTCCTTGGGGTCCCTCTAGGGATTTGGATGGCTAAAAGCGAGGGTGCTAAAAGGGTAATCAATCCTATTTTGGACTTCATGCAGACAATGCCGGCCTTTGTTTATCTCATTCCTGCAGTTGCTTTCTTTGGCATCGGTATGGTACCTGGGGTCTTTGCTTCTGTTATCTTTGCCTTGCCGCCTACCGTCCGTTTCACGAATCTGGGCATTCGCGAGATACCGACAGAGCTGATTGAAGCTTCGGATGCCTTTGGGAGCACCGATGTCCAAAAGCTGTTTAAAGTTGAGCTTCCTCTTGCTAAAAATACAATTATGGCAGGGATTAACCAGACCATCATGCTGTCACTGTCTATGGTTGTAACGGCTTCGATGATCGGGGCACCCGGGCTCGGGAACGGCGTACTGTCGGCTCTGCAGCGGGCAGAAGTCGGAGAAGGTTTTGTCAACGGTTTAGCCTTGGTTATTTTAGCTATTGTGATTGACCGCTTCACGCAAAATCTGAGCACATCAAACAGAAGCCAGGCCAAGCAGCCTAGATGGCAGAAATTCATTACCCCTGTGCTGCTGCTTGCTTTTCTGATTACCGGTGCGGTACAAGCTTTCATGAACAGTCAGGGAGAGCAAAAAGAGAAGGTGACACTGGCTTATGTAGAATGGGACTCAGAAGTGGCTTCGACCAATGTGCTGGCAGAAGTGCTAAAAGAAGAAGGCTATGCTGTTGAGATTGTTCCTCTGGATAATACAGTCATGTGGAAGTCTGTTGCAGAAGGCGATGTTGATGCTTCTGTCAGTGCCTGGCTGCCAACGACACATGGAGAGCAGTATGCTCAGTATAAGGAACAGTTGGATGATCTAGGGGCTAACTTAAAAGGGACCAGTCTGAGTTTAGCTGTTCCTGCCTACATGAATATCAAGAGTATTTCTGACTTAACGGACCAAGCCAGCTCTGAGATTGTAGGCATTGAGCCTGGAGCAGGAATTATGTCCGGTACAGAAAAAGCGCTTGAGACTTATTCTAATCTTTCCAGTTGGAAGCTGACCCCTTCATCGACAGGTGCAATGGTGACCTCATTGGAGCAAGCCATCAAGAATCAGCAGGATATTGTCATTACAGCCTGGACTCCGCACTGGATTTTCGCCAAATATGATTTGACTATGCTGGAAGACCCTGAGGGGGTTTACGGTGGATCCGAAGATATTCATACTATTGCCAGAGAGGGGCTGAAAGACGATAATGCTAAAGCCTATCAGATTATTGATCGTTTCAGCTGGACTTCAGAGGATATGCAGTCTGTGATGCTGGATATCAGCGACGGCACATCCCCTTCTGAAGCAGCCAAAAATTGGATTGCGGACAATCAGGATAAGGTCGCTGAATGGACTAAATAG
- a CDS encoding quaternary amine ABC transporter ATP-binding protein, whose amino-acid sequence MGNILEVKHLTKIFGKRQKAALEMVKQEKSKTEILEKTGCTVGVYDANFTVKEGEIFVIMGLSGSGKSTLVRLLNRLIDPSSGDIYLNGQDIAKMNAAELREIRRHSVNMVFQNFGLFPHKTILENTEYGLELRGVPKEERQQMAEQALENSNLLAFKDQYPDQLSGGMQQRVGLARALANDPEILLMDEAFSALDPLIRKEMQDELIDLQDRVQKTIIFITHDLNEALRLGDRIALMKDGEIIQIGTGEDFLTQPANDFVREFVEDVDRSKVLTAQNIMIKPITTNVDIDGPNVALKRMDTEEVSMLLAINRKRKLLGTITAEAAYEARKNKTALADCVDPDIRTISKDTVLTDILPLIYDSAAPIAVIDKDRLVGVIIKGRVIEALTKQGLEEE is encoded by the coding sequence ATGGGAAATATTCTTGAAGTTAAACACTTAACTAAGATTTTTGGGAAAAGGCAAAAAGCTGCTCTGGAAATGGTTAAGCAAGAAAAAAGTAAGACGGAGATTCTGGAGAAGACTGGCTGTACAGTCGGCGTTTATGATGCTAATTTTACGGTTAAAGAAGGGGAAATCTTCGTGATTATGGGACTGTCCGGCAGCGGAAAATCAACATTAGTCCGTCTGCTGAACCGCCTGATTGACCCTTCGTCAGGGGATATTTATCTGAACGGACAGGATATTGCCAAAATGAATGCTGCAGAGCTTCGGGAAATCCGCCGGCATTCTGTCAATATGGTTTTCCAAAATTTCGGTCTTTTTCCGCATAAAACGATTTTAGAAAATACTGAATATGGTTTAGAGCTGCGCGGAGTGCCTAAGGAGGAGCGGCAGCAGATGGCTGAGCAGGCCTTAGAAAATTCTAATTTGCTTGCTTTTAAAGATCAGTACCCCGATCAGCTTTCGGGCGGTATGCAGCAGCGGGTTGGACTGGCACGTGCCTTGGCCAATGACCCAGAAATCCTCTTGATGGACGAAGCTTTTTCGGCTTTAGACCCACTGATTCGTAAAGAAATGCAGGATGAGCTGATCGACTTGCAGGACCGTGTACAAAAAACCATTATTTTTATCACTCATGATCTTAATGAGGCTCTGCGTCTGGGGGACCGTATTGCTTTGATGAAAGATGGGGAAATTATACAGATTGGGACAGGGGAAGATTTTCTGACCCAGCCTGCTAATGATTTTGTCCGTGAATTCGTTGAAGATGTTGACCGTTCTAAAGTTTTGACCGCACAGAACATCATGATTAAGCCGATTACAACTAACGTTGACATTGATGGTCCCAATGTGGCACTCAAGCGGATGGACACTGAAGAAGTCAGTATGCTTTTAGCGATTAACCGCAAACGGAAACTCCTTGGAACCATTACGGCTGAGGCCGCTTACGAAGCCAGAAAAAATAAAACGGCTCTGGCTGATTGTGTGGATCCTGATATTCGGACGATTAGCAAAGACACTGTTTTAACGGATATCCTGCCTTTGATTTATGATTCGGCTGCGCCGATTGCAGTTATTGATAAAGACAGACTGGTCGGTGTTATTATTAAGGGCCGAGTCATTGAAGCTTTGACTAAGCAAGGTCTTGAAGAGGAATAG
- a CDS encoding GntR family transcriptional regulator: MAQTHSNKAQARYQQVAVGIAERIVAGKYRVGEKIKSRSTLASNFNVSPETARKAINILVDLDIAEVKHGSGVTIISKERAQEFLKNYEMTNSLSQIKKEIRAGISQQQKDLKHLSGLVDSLISQNRFLNKKFPFEPYELQLDADCAHFGTPLGELNLWQATGATIIAIEHQGELLLSPGPYAVLEKEDAVYFIGDELSYSRMQNVFNLDS, translated from the coding sequence ATGGCACAAACACATTCGAATAAAGCTCAGGCCCGCTACCAACAAGTAGCTGTGGGGATAGCTGAACGTATTGTGGCTGGGAAGTACCGTGTTGGGGAGAAAATAAAATCCCGTTCCACACTGGCCAGCAATTTTAATGTTTCTCCGGAGACGGCGCGCAAAGCCATCAATATTCTGGTTGATTTGGATATCGCAGAGGTTAAACATGGCAGCGGAGTAACGATTATTTCCAAAGAGCGGGCTCAGGAATTTCTTAAAAATTATGAAATGACTAATTCCCTCAGTCAAATAAAAAAAGAAATCCGTGCAGGAATCAGTCAGCAGCAAAAAGACTTAAAACACCTGTCGGGTCTGGTCGATAGTTTGATATCACAAAACAGATTTCTCAATAAAAAATTCCCTTTTGAGCCCTATGAACTGCAGTTAGATGCGGACTGTGCCCACTTTGGAACTCCGCTTGGTGAGCTGAATCTCTGGCAGGCTACCGGAGCCACCATCATTGCGATTGAACATCAGGGAGAGCTGCTTCTTTCACCGGGACCTTATGCTGTTTTAGAGAAAGAGGACGCTGTTTACTTTATCGGAGATGAACTGTCTTATTCGCGGATGCAGAATGTTTTTAATTTGGATAGCTGA
- the tkt gene encoding transketolase: MSDLSVNAIRFLGVDAIEKAKSGHPGVVMGAAPMAYSLFTKHLRINPNQPGWLNRDRFVLSAGHGSMLLYALLHLSGFKDLPLSELKAFRQWGSKTPGHPEFGHTAGVDATSGPLGQGLSMAVGLAQAERFLAAKYNKDGYPIFDHYTYVIAGDGDFMEGVASEASSYAAKQNLDKLIVLYDSNAICLDGETKDAFTENIRARYEAYGWHTSLVEDGNNLEAIDLAISEAKSVAKPSLIEVKTVIGFGAPTKGGTNAVHGAPLGNEEAAAARENLGWSYAPFDIPEEVYTDFKENVAMRGSAAYADWEDLLTGYRQTYPELAQEVDAIIAGDDPVTIQEADFPVYENGFSQASRLSSQDAINAAAAVLPNFLGGSADLAHSNMTYIKADQLQDAQHPLERNIQFGVREFAMAAVLNGMALHGGLRVYGGTFFVFSDYLKAAMRLSALQGLPVTYVFTHDSIAVGEDGPTHEPIEHLAGLRAMPNLTVFRPADARETQAAWHYALTAKNGPTALVLSRQNLEVEAGSSFAAVAKGAYVVYESDTDFDTILLASGSEVNLAVRAAKALAQQGEKVRVVSVPATNLFDKQSPEYKEAVLPDAVRRRLAIEMAASQPWYKYVGLDGAVLGIDSFGASAPAAQVIEEYGFTVEHIIKAVQRL; the protein is encoded by the coding sequence ATGTCAGATTTATCAGTTAATGCGATTCGTTTTTTGGGGGTTGATGCTATTGAAAAGGCGAAGTCCGGTCACCCCGGTGTTGTCATGGGGGCTGCACCTATGGCTTACAGTCTTTTTACTAAACATCTGCGCATCAATCCTAATCAGCCGGGCTGGCTGAATCGTGACCGCTTTGTTCTTTCAGCCGGCCATGGCTCCATGCTGCTGTACGCCTTGCTGCATTTATCAGGTTTTAAAGATCTGCCTCTGTCGGAACTGAAAGCTTTCCGTCAGTGGGGGTCTAAAACGCCCGGGCATCCTGAATTCGGTCATACTGCTGGTGTGGACGCAACGTCAGGACCCTTGGGACAGGGGCTGTCAATGGCAGTTGGTTTAGCACAGGCAGAACGATTCTTGGCGGCTAAATATAATAAAGACGGCTATCCTATTTTTGACCACTACACTTATGTCATTGCCGGTGATGGTGATTTTATGGAAGGAGTGGCCAGTGAGGCTTCGTCCTATGCTGCTAAGCAAAATCTTGATAAATTAATTGTTCTTTATGATTCTAATGCTATCTGTCTAGATGGTGAAACCAAGGATGCCTTTACTGAAAATATTCGGGCTCGTTATGAAGCTTATGGCTGGCATACCAGTCTTGTTGAAGATGGGAATAATCTTGAAGCGATTGATTTGGCTATCAGTGAGGCTAAGAGCGTCGCTAAACCGAGTTTGATTGAAGTAAAGACAGTTATCGGTTTTGGTGCACCGACTAAAGGAGGTACAAATGCTGTTCATGGTGCGCCCTTGGGAAATGAGGAAGCTGCTGCAGCCAGAGAAAATCTCGGCTGGTCTTATGCGCCGTTTGATATTCCTGAAGAGGTCTATACTGACTTTAAAGAAAATGTTGCCATGCGCGGCAGTGCTGCTTACGCTGACTGGGAAGACCTGCTGACTGGCTATCGCCAAACTTATCCGGAACTGGCACAGGAAGTGGATGCTATCATTGCTGGGGATGATCCGGTAACGATACAAGAAGCTGACTTCCCTGTTTATGAAAATGGTTTCTCGCAAGCCAGCCGTCTTTCTTCGCAAGATGCCATCAATGCGGCAGCGGCGGTTCTGCCAAATTTTCTTGGCGGATCAGCTGATTTAGCACATTCCAATATGACTTACATCAAAGCAGATCAGCTACAGGATGCGCAGCATCCGCTTGAGCGCAATATCCAGTTTGGGGTGCGTGAATTTGCCATGGCAGCGGTTTTAAACGGTATGGCCCTGCACGGCGGTCTGCGTGTTTACGGAGGTACCTTCTTTGTCTTTTCGGATTATTTAAAAGCTGCTATGCGGCTGTCTGCTTTGCAGGGACTGCCGGTGACCTATGTCTTTACGCATGACTCTATTGCTGTTGGCGAAGACGGTCCGACCCACGAACCGATCGAACATTTAGCGGGTTTACGCGCTATGCCAAATCTAACCGTTTTCCGGCCGGCTGATGCGCGTGAAACACAGGCTGCTTGGCATTATGCCCTGACTGCTAAAAACGGGCCGACAGCCCTTGTTTTGAGCCGGCAGAATTTAGAGGTTGAGGCAGGGTCAAGCTTTGCAGCGGTAGCTAAAGGAGCCTATGTTGTTTATGAATCGGATACGGATTTTGATACTATTTTACTGGCCTCAGGATCGGAAGTGAATTTAGCTGTCCGGGCTGCCAAAGCACTGGCCCAACAAGGAGAAAAGGTTCGGGTTGTTTCAGTGCCTGCCACCAATCTTTTTGACAAGCAAAGTCCTGAATATAAAGAAGCTGTTTTACCTGATGCTGTCCGCAGGCGGCTGGCCATCGAAATGGCTGCCAGTCAGCCTTGGTATAAATATGTCGGCTTAGATGGGGCTGTGCTGGGAATTGACAGTTTTGGAGCTTCAGCACCGGCTGCCCAAGTGATTGAAGAGTACGGTTTTACTGTTGAACATATTATCAAAGCGGTTCAGCGCTTATAG